The genomic region GGTGGCGAAGCTAAACGCAGGATAGCAAAATACCTTGTGAAAAGATACGAGAAACTTCTTAGGAAGCTTGCTGGGAGAAGAATCTGGGGAAGAGTAGCTCTCTTCGCTTATGCACTTCTAATCCTCGCTTCAAGGCTCGGCTATTCTGTAGACACCGGGCTCGAAATTATAGATATCGTAAGAATCATTGAGACTGGAATCCCTGCATCAAAAATGCCTCCACCGTTGTCTTTTGGATAGATCCCAGACATCCTGCACTACATCCGCAATATGGCAAATGAAAGCTCTATATTTCCCTAATTTTGATACTTGTGCGCTATTCGGAAATTTACTTAGTTTATCTTTAATATTTATCATTCTAGTTCTATGTTTTTCCTAACTTATAAAATCATACTTAATCACAGCTTTCTCCGTGCTAGAAGCTTCCACGAGTTTTAGCTATTATTAGTGAAACATATACGAAATATACCTTTTATTACTCATCCAAAGCATAGTTATGCCTTGAACAAGCTTCGCCTGTAACACCTATTTTGGCAAGTATTATCGCTTAACAATACTGTAAACTTATTTCAAAATGTTTTACTGTATCAGTACAGGTAAATAGGTAAAATAATATGTTGTATTTCATGCTTACAAGAGTGCTCGTCTCAGGACAGGACAGAGTAGACAACCCTCATTCATAATCCTAAATCGCCTATAATAAATAGGAATAGAAAAGGCATGGTATCGAGAGTATAATATAATATAGGATTCTCTTTCTTCTTAAATTCATTTAAATACTATTAAGAGAGTGCTGTGTATTATAGCTATTATTGCATTACTAGCTTTACTTTTCCTTCTATTTGTCTCTTCTACCTCACTTGTAGTCATAAGACTATATTAGGTCCCAAGGGTTTAACGTCCTAACTGACCCGCGACACCCGGGGCTGAGCCCGCCGACAGGCGGTTCTATGACCCCGGGGCTCCCGGCCTTCAACTCATTCGCTTTCTAGCTGGAAATGACACAGAGAAGCGCATTATTCTGAAGTATCTGACTACTGCATAGTATCTAAGAACCCCCTTACGCTCTTGTATCCTTTATTAACCTACATATTGTTTTGTTAGCTTTCTTAAAAGGGCGCAAAATATGAGCGAGAGCAATTTCTCGGACATAGTTAAGAAGCTTGATAGGATTATGGCTGCTTTAAAGGCTACACCACGTACTGGCTGGATGCTCAGAGGGGTTCACTCTGCTATAGCCGAGAGCATATCGGAGCATATGAACGAGGCCAGCTTTTGGGCGCTATTTTTCTCGGAATACTTGGCGAGGAAGGGTGTAAAGATAGATGCGTATCGTTCTGCGTCGATAGCTGCAGTACACGATGTATCTGAGGCCCTTATCGGCGACCTTGTTAAGTATGTCACTGAAAGGCTCGGAAAAGATGTTAAGGAAAAGATAGAGCTTGATGCACTATATGAGCATATGGGAAACAACATTATACATGATCTCGTGAGAGAATACATGGAGCAAAGGAGCATTGAGTCAAGGATGGCTAAGCTTGCAGAACAATTTGCAACACTTCTGCAAGCGTTGAGGTATTATGAGCAGGGTTATCGCTTCGTAGATGAAATAGCGTGCTCAATGGCGTTAAGTATTTCAGAAATGCTTGAAGGAGATGATGTATTTAAGCATATTGAGTATTTATTGAGACCGATCCTTGACAAGGCTCTTACTATGTGTAAGTAAAAAGAGATCTCAGCCGAAATCCGATACATCATCAATTTTCAGCTTTGGTTTTTCAGCATCTTGTCGCCCGCTACCTTGGTGCAATAAACACTCCTGGAGCTATTTCCTCAGCGTTGCTGGGCGGTTTTCCGGTCCTAATTGTTACTTTGTGCATTTTTGCGAGATCGTCTATGAATGGCTCATATTCTTCGCTGGCGTACACTATGTGTGTTTCTATGCCTTCTCCTAGCTTTATCCCGTGTTGTTTTTTCCACGTCCACAGCGCGCTGTTGAACTCTAATATCTTTTCAAGCATCTTGGCATATTCGGTATCCCACTCTTTCTTAGGCTCCGGGAATGGCTGGAGATGCACACTCTCTCCGTAGAGGCGCCTATACAGTGCATCGGTTACGAAGGGGAGTATGGGTGCAAGCATCCTTAGTATAGCATCCAGTATTGTATGTAGTGTGAACCAAGCACCTCTTTGTTCTTCTTCGGAGAATTCTCCTTCGCGGTTATAGGCCCTGGCTTTTACTAGCTCAATATAGTGTGCGGCAAACACGTTCCACGTAAAGTTGTAGAGCGTGTTTATTGGGTGGTGTACATCGAGCTCTACGCCGTAATAGTAATCAACCTTACGTATAACGTCGTTCAAGGCGCCAAGGAACACTAGGTCTATTGGTCTAAGCTTGTAGTTGTTGTTTGGTCTAGGGAAGCTTGAGACGAACCTAGATATATTCCATAGCTTCGTTAAGAACAGTTTACCTGTCTTTAGCACTTGTTCGCTGAAGCGATAGTCGTCTCCAAGCCTTGCAGCAGCAGCTGCCCAGAAGCGGAAGGGGTCTGCCCCGTACTTGTCAAGGTATGGTTCAGGGTCAATGATGTTTCCAAGACTCTTGTGCATAGCCCTGCCCTTCGGATCAAGCCCCATTCCGGTTACTCGTACCCAGCGGAATGCTGGTTTACCGAGCAACTGATAGACACGTAGCAGTGTAAAGTAGAGCCATGTACGGATGATGTCAACGCCTTGCGGCCTTAGCGTGTATGGAAGCTCTTCATTCTTTGGGAATGCTTTCTCGAATAGCTTAATGTTTCGCATATATCCTGAAGCATATAGCACGCTTATGCTTGAATCAAACCACGTGTCAAAGACACGGGTTTCAGGCTCAAGCTCTTCGCGTGGCGCGCCACAGACGGGGCACTTGTCCCAGGGTGGCTCCTCTTTCCACGGTATATAGTAGCGGCCTGGCTCTGGTACAAGCTTAGCCCCGCACTTCCTACACTTCCATATTGGGATCTCGGTTCCATAGTATCTTGTTCTCGATATTGGCCAATCCATGGAAATGCTTTCTATCCAGTCAAGCAGCTTCTGTCGATGTTTTTCAGGCTTGAAGTGAAGCTTCTTTGCAATCTCTTTTAAGACTTCTTTATACTCAATTTGTTTAAGGAAGTACTCTTTTACATGGATTATTTCTATTGGGGTCTTGCATCGCCAGCATATGGGG from Pyrofollis japonicus harbors:
- a CDS encoding HD domain-containing protein, with the translated sequence MSESNFSDIVKKLDRIMAALKATPRTGWMLRGVHSAIAESISEHMNEASFWALFFSEYLARKGVKIDAYRSASIAAVHDVSEALIGDLVKYVTERLGKDVKEKIELDALYEHMGNNIIHDLVREYMEQRSIESRMAKLAEQFATLLQALRYYEQGYRFVDEIACSMALSISEMLEGDDVFKHIEYLLRPILDKALTMCK
- a CDS encoding valine--tRNA ligase, translated to MNERAWDKSIEKQLLETWDKEKLYEFKLDENKPILVIDTPPPYPSGKWHVGAAAHYAQIDMVARYFRMKGWSVFVPWYADRNGLPVEVAVEKKYNILAHEMAKTREGREKFLELCRKELDKIEAEHVRIWRRLGCSFTYLRNGTDSPEYRKLTQATFIELWKRGLIYEDEKPVNWCPRCRTSLSEAEIEHKEEEAYLYYVKWRVKETGEEIVIATTRPELIGAARAVIFNPEDNRYKRLKGFHAITPIYEFEVPIIEHPAAKPEFGTGLVMISSYGDWIDVQVIKELGLKPRILINPDGTMNENAGFLKGLPVREARKRMAEELEKRGLIVKKEKLRHSVPICWRCKTPIEIIHVKEYFLKQIEYKEVLKEIAKKLHFKPEKHRQKLLDWIESISMDWPISRTRYYGTEIPIWKCRKCGAKLVPEPGRYYIPWKEEPPWDKCPVCGAPREELEPETRVFDTWFDSSISVLYASGYMRNIKLFEKAFPKNEELPYTLRPQGVDIIRTWLYFTLLRVYQLLGKPAFRWVRVTGMGLDPKGRAMHKSLGNIIDPEPYLDKYGADPFRFWAAAAARLGDDYRFSEQVLKTGKLFLTKLWNISRFVSSFPRPNNNYKLRPIDLVFLGALNDVIRKVDYYYGVELDVHHPINTLYNFTWNVFAAHYIELVKARAYNREGEFSEEEQRGAWFTLHTILDAILRMLAPILPFVTDALYRRLYGESVHLQPFPEPKKEWDTEYAKMLEKILEFNSALWTWKKQHGIKLGEGIETHIVYASEEYEPFIDDLAKMHKVTIRTGKPPSNAEEIAPGVFIAPR